DNA sequence from the Procambarus clarkii isolate CNS0578487 chromosome 9, FALCON_Pclarkii_2.0, whole genome shotgun sequence genome:
TTAAAAATAGTAATGAATTACATAATACTCTCAACTGACTTGTTAAACGTCATCCCTATTCTAGACGATCAACTCACCCAAGCCATCCCAACACTGGACGATATACTCACCCAAGCCATCCCAACACTGGACGATATACTCACACAAGCCATCCCAACACTGGACGATATACTCACCCAAGCCATCCCAACACTGGACGATATACTCACCCAAGCCATCCCAACACTGGACGATATACTCACCCAAGCCATCCCAACACTGGACGATATACTCACCCAAGCCATCCCAACACTGGACGATATACTCACTCAAGCCATCCCAACACTGGACGATATACTCACCCAAGCCATCCCAACACTGGACGATATACTCACCCAAGCCATCCCAACACTGGACGATATACTCACCCAAGCCATCCCAACACTGGACGATATACTCACCCAAGCCATCCCAACACTGGACGATATACTCACCCAAGCCATCCCAACACTGGACGATATACTCACACAAGCCATCCCAACACTGGACGATATACTCACCCAAGCCATCCCAACACTGGACGATATACTCACCCAAGCCATCCCAACACTGGACGATATACTCACCCAAGCCATCCCAACACTGGACGATATACTCACCCAAGCCATCCCAACACTGGACGATATACTCACCCAAGCCATCCCAACACTGGACGATATACTCACCCAAGCCATCCCAACACTGGACGATATACTCACCCAAGCCATCCCAACACTGGACGATATACTCACCCAAGCCATCCCAACACTGGACGATATACTCACCCAAGCCATCCCAACACTGGACGATATACTCACCCAAGCCATCCCAACACTGGACGATATACTCACCCAAGCCATCCCAACACTGGACGATATACTCACACAAGCCATCCCAACACTGGACGATATACTCACACAAGCCATCCCAACACTGGACGATATACTCACTCAAGCCATCCCAACACTGGACGATATACTCACTCAAGCCATCCCAACACTGGACGATATACTCACAGAAACCATCCTTACTGGCGATATACTGACTGCCTATATTGTTATCGTTTTCTGGTCTAATTTTTGCTGTGGTGTCTATTTATTTTTAATGGGGTTAATAGTTTATAATGGATCTAGTCGTTTCTAGATTTGATGGTTCATATTGTGTCCGGTGGTTTCTAATGGGGGTTGGTGGCTGAGGGTTTGAGTGATTAATGGGGTTTATAATTTGTCTAATGGGGTTGATGGTTCCACTATGTTTCTAATGGTTTCTGATGTATCCAACAGTTTGCAATGGGGTTGTTTTTTTCTAAAGTGTCCAGTGGTTTCTAATGGGGAATTAATGGTTTCTAGTGTGTCCAGTGATTTATACTGAGAGGTAAAGGTTTCTTTTCTAGTGTGTCCAGTTGCTTTTAATGGGTGGATATTGGTTTCTAGTGTGTTTAGTGGTTTCTAATGGGGATAATGATTTCTAATGTGTTCTAACGGGGGGAAATGGTTTCTAATGTCTCCAACTGTTTCTAATGGAGTTGATAGTTTATATATTGCGCTAGATGGATTCTAATGCAACCGATGACATCAAATGAGTCCGACAGTCTAAAATTTGCTTTTAGGATTCATAATGCAAATTAGGTTATAAAAGGAACAATTGTATAACTGATTGTAAACACAACAATTCACGTCATTCCTTTATTTATGCATATCGTTATAAAATTCAGTGATATTATTGTGTATTCAGAGAGAGTAGTCACACTAACGtaactgcatcaatgagaaaattcgttTGAGATTTTCCTCCCATCTGGTtcttacggattttctcattgatgcactcaagtgagtgtgattactctctgtgtatggAAAGaagagcgtcagaggtagaacattcctagatgacagAACCGGAGTGCATTAGGGGATTGTATGAAACCCTGGTTCTGCTTTAGTGGAAGCCTCAAGAAAGTCTCGTGGGTGCAGTAGTAGTAccacaggttgcaattcttttgaccatgttgtggactaaagcgtgtgtgtgtgtgtgtgtgactgggaaTACCCACCGcattggttcgaatcctcttcatggctcctacggattttttcATTGTGTATTATTGTGTATATACACAATAATCCACAGTGTTAATAATTGTTATATTGAGTACAAATACAAAGTGTTGAAAGATGTATGGATGTTAAAGGTTTGCCGTGAGACTTGAAGAATAAGCGCAGGACTATCTTGAAACGACATCGTCATTAGGAGCACCAGGCTGAGGAGCTCAACCTCAATCCCGAGGCTCCCTAACTAGTTGTAACCACAAAGGCCACTAGCATCTCCAGCATGAAGGAGGCAAGGGACAGCAGAAGGCCCAGCACCAGACAAACCAGAGGGCCAAGAATATGAGTGAGTGACAAGGGGCGAAGGTCCTCCTGCTCTTGGAATGTGGCGTCCTTCATGGCGTCCGGATGCTGGAGGGTGACGCGATCTCTCATCCTGCTCGCCCTCTTGGCATCGTCCAGCATGTCATTCATCCACTTCTCCGACAACCCTGCCTGGATGAGGAAGATACTGTCGAGGCGAGTAACTTTGAGTGCGTGTTTGTATGAGTCTGTATGAGTGAATGTAAGTGCTTATGTGTTTAGATTTGTCGTGTATGTGaatttaggtaataattgtattcAAATTCTTACAATAAACCAATACTTTCTCACATTTTTATGGCTTTTCTGTATCTCATATCTTCCTGCACTATTAAATAATTATTGTGAACATAGTCTTTtttcaccctgtcaatttccatcTCTGATATTTATTAATcgtatctcctcctcctcctcctctcgtcAACCGTTGTTTGGTCCAGATTATTTAACCTTGTCTCACTCCATATATCCTGTAATTCTGAAACCCATGTCCATGCAGACTTGGATACCGTTTCAGTTGCCTTAAGTTCATGAGAAAGGAGCAATATGATTCAGCCAATATGAATTCACCGATGTTTTCCACATCGGTGAATTCCTCCTGTTTAGAGTCCTCTCAATTAAAGCGCCTAACCTACATAAAATACACCATTTCCGCCATCTCTGACAAGCTGAAATGTACAAAGTGGTATATATATAAGATGCAGTTATAGAGACTGTGTGCTTCACAACATTAAAACGTTGGGCCTACTACTAACCCCCTGAGTAGGCGTCACACACTTTTATTTGCTAGGAAAAGGAACAAAACACCATTCACTGATCCACAACACCATTCACTGATCCACAACAACATTCACTGATCCACAACAACATTCACTGATCCACAACACCATTCACTGATCCACAACACCATTCACTGATCCACAACAACATTCACTGATCCACAACACCATTCACTGATCCACAACACCATTCACTGATCCACAACAACATTCACTGATCCACAACACCATTCACTGATCCACAACACCATTCACTGATCCACAACAACATTCACTGATCCACAACACCATTCACTGATCCACAACACCATTCACTGATCCACAACAACATTCACTGATCCACAACAACATTCACTGATCCAGAACACCATTCACTGATCCACAACAACATTCACTGATCCACAACACCATTCACTGATCCACAACACCATTCACTGATCCACAACAACATTCACTGATCCACAACACCATTCACTGATCCACAACACCATTCACTGATCCACAACAACATTCACTGATCCACAACAACATTCACTGATCCACAACACCTTTCACTGATCCACAACACCATTCACTGATCCACAACACCATTCACTGATCCACAACACCATTCACTGATCCACAACAACATTCACTGATCCACAACACCATTCACTGATCCACAACACCATTCACTGATCCACAACAACATTCACTGATCCACA
Encoded proteins:
- the LOC138362822 gene encoding apolipoprotein A-Ia-like — translated: MNYIILSTDLLNVIPILDDQLTQAIPTLDDILTQAIPTLDDILTQAIPTLDDILTQAIPTLDDILTQAIPTLDDILTQAIPTLDDILTQAIPTLDDILTQAIPTLDDILTQAIPTLDDILTQAIPTLDDILTQAIPTLDDILTQAIPTLDDILTQAIPTLDDILTQAIPTLDDILTQAIPTLDDILTQAIPTLDDILTQAIPTLDDILTQAIPTLDDILTQAIPTLDDILTQAIPTLDDILTQAIPTLDDILTQAIPTLDDILTQAIPTLDDILTQAIPTLDDILTQAIPTLDDILTQAIPTLDDILTQAIPTLDDILTQAIPTLDDILTQAIPTLDDILTETILTGDILTAYIVIVFWSNFCCGVYLFLMGLIVYNGSSRF